One Triplophysa rosa linkage group LG21, Trosa_1v2, whole genome shotgun sequence DNA segment encodes these proteins:
- the prkcbp1l gene encoding protein kinase C binding protein 1, like isoform X2, with amino-acid sequence MFAPSLAEEEIKTESEVDGMEVSMPPKAVPDLGPAEQTLAAQKRKAPSPPHSSNGHSPSDTSPSPSKKKKKPGMINSSKDQCELRHGPFYYVKQPALTTDPVDVVPQDGRNDFYCWLCHREGQVLCCELCPRVYHAKCLKLAAEPEGDWFCPECEKITVAECIETQSKAMTMLNLEQLSYLLKFALQKMKQPGTEPFQKPVSLEQHPDYAEYIFHPMDLCTLEKNFKKKMYGCTEAFLADVKWILHNCIIYNGGNHKLTATAKVIVKICEHEMNEIEVCPECYLSACQKRDNWFCEPCSQPHPLVWAKLKGFPFWPAKALRDKEGQVDARFFGQHDRAWVPINNCYLMSKEIPFSVKKTKSIFNSAMQEMEVYVENVRKKYGVFNYAPFRTPYTPSNQFQMLQDPSNPKKGPVKPEKQDKVKFSFDMTASPKMHLGKSVVSGGGVGRRISVTDMPRSPMSTNSSVHTGSDLEQDERGGRVPSSHYSAGEDSMDYTASPASLKTSGSPKPSLPTPVKQERSSGTGGILNLNLDRVKAEMDLKELSETVQQQQQQGTSVLLTSPKKTTRSLDKTIESCKAQLGIDEISDDVYRRVEHSDSDESDKSDSSDSEYMSDDEQKPKNTNNSNSVHNASKKMPRLPSAQGQDQDAAPSAGGGTAAGDKKSSDLQTKEKISGGVEKDPPEKNKPPPQTPREEGRTARPHLDMDSDSERELVIDLGEEAGGREKRKAKRDTASVPVSTPKDQTAAKTEGKAPASTSVSASPSTDNISPSSNSGPKDTSMPAIKPPPPITTVSTVPATTTSGAQPVPAAPTGSNAVKKQRPLLPKESTQAAQRPAVWNQAGSKFQTSSQKWHMQKVQRQQQQGGQGSPTPVPSQSQPQTGGNNSSTHYQTRQSVKAVQQKDAPPVNTAAGSSTSSLAVDFLTPPASADVAADIAKYTTKMMDVIKGTMTEIYNDLSKSTTGNTIAEQIRRLRIEIEKLQWLHQQELSEMKHNLELTMAEMRQSLEQERERLVSEVKKQMEVEKQQAVDETKKKQWCANCKKEAIFYCCWNTSYCDYPCQQAHWPEHMKSCTQSATASQQETEAGASLDPMGKPVGHSPKTQPMPAGDRTSPTNRGPSPSTDNTKGSSSVAVS; translated from the exons atgtttgctccaag TTTGGCTGAGGAGGAAATAAAGACCGAATCGGAAGTTGATGGCATGGAGGTGTCAATGCCACCAAAAG CGGTCCCTGATCTAGGACCAGCAGAGCAGACGTTGGCTGCTCAGAAGAGGAAAGCACCCAGTCCTCCACATTCCTCCAATGGACACTCTCCCTCCGACACTTCACCTAGTCCCtcaaaaaagaagaagaaaccAGGAATGATCAACAGCAGTAAAGACCAA TGTGAGCTTAGACATGGTCCCTTTTACTATGTCAAGCAGCCCGCACTCACCACAGACCCTGTTGATGTTGTACCGCAGGACGGGCGGAACGATTTCTACTGCTGGCTGTGTCACCGCGAGGGCCAGGTGCTCTGCTGTGAGCTCTGCCCGCGCGTCTACCACGCCAAGTGCCTCAAACTGGCCGCAGAGCCTGAGGGCGACTGGTTCTGTCCAGAATGTGAG AAAATAACAGTGGCTGAATGCATAGAGACTCAGAGTAAAGCTATGACCATGCTCAACCTGGAGCAACTGTCTTACCTGCTCAAGTTCGCTCTTCAGAAGATGAAACAGCCAGGG ACCGAGCCGTTTCAAAAGCCTGTGTCCCTGGAACAGCACCCAGATTATGCAGAGTATATATTTCACCCTATGGACCTCTGCACGTTAGAGAAG AACTTCAAAAAGAAGATGTACGGTTGCACGGAAGCGTTCTTGGCCGACGTGAAATGGATTCTACACAACTGTATCATTTATAATGGAG GGAACCACAAGCTAACCGCAACTGCTAAAGTTATTGTCAAGATCTGTGAACATGAG ATGAATGAAATTGAAGTTTGTCCAGAGTGCTACCTGTCTGCCTGTCAGAAGAGAGACAACTGGTTCTGTGAACCTTGT TCTCAGCCTCATCCTTTAGTGTGGGCCAAGTTAAAAGGTTTTCCCTTCTGGCCCGCTAAAGCCCTGAGGGATAAAGAAGGTCAGGTGGACGCACGGTTCTTCGGCCAACATGACAG AGCCTGGGTACCCATAAACAACTGTTACCTCATGTCTAAAGAGATCCCGTTCTCTGTCAAGAAGACCAAAAGTATCTTCAACAGCGCCATGCAGGAAATGGAGGTCTACGTGGAAAACGTGCGCAAGAAATACGGCGTGTTCAATTACGCCCCCTTCCGGACTCCTTACACACCCAGCAACCAGTTCCAGATGTTGCAGGACCCTAGTAACCCCAAAAAAGGCCCGGTTAAACCTGAGAAACAAGACAAAGTCAAGTTTAGCTTTGATATGACCGCCTCTCCCAAGATGCACCTGGGTAAGTCAGTGGTGTCAGGAGGAGGGGTGGGGCGGCGGATCTCTGTGACGGACATGCCTAGATCTCCAATGAGCACCAACTCTTCAGTCCACACGGGGTCAGACCTGGAGCAGGACGAACGAGGGGGGAGAGTTCCGTCGAGTCACTATAGCGCCGGTGAAGACTCAATGGATTACACAG CTTCCCCTGCGTCTCTGAAAACAAGCGGCAGCCCCAAGCCTTCACTACCCACACCGGTTAAACAGGAACGGAGTTCGGGGACTGGGGGTATCCTCAACCTCAACCTGG ATCGTGTAAAGGCTGAAATGGACCTGAAGGAGCTCAGTGAGACtgtacaacaacaacagcagcaagGAACCTCAGTGCTCCTCACATCTCCCAAAAAAACAACCAGGAGTTTGGATAAAACCATAGAGAGCTGCAAAGCTCAACTTG GAATCGATGAGATCTCAGATGACGTGTACCGCCGTGTGGAGCACAGCGACTCGGACGAGTCCGACAAATCTGACTCCAGCGACAGTGAATACATGTCCGATGATGAACAGAAGCCTAAGAACACTAACAACAGCAATAGTGTCCACAATGCCTCCAAAAAGATGCCGAGACTTCCATCCGCTCAGGGACAAGACCAAGACGCTGCCCCTTCAGCCGGTGGAGGAACGGCAGCCGGGGACAAGAAATCCTCAGATCTCCAAACCAAAGAGAAGATAAGTGGTGGCGTGGAGAAAGATCCTCCTGAGAAGAACAAGCCCCCCCCGCAGACGCCAAGGGAAGAGGGAAGAACTGCTCGACCGCACCTGGATATGGACTCGGACTCCGAACGGGAACTGGTGATAGACCTCGGTGAGGAAGCAGGAGGAAGAGAAAAGAGGAAAGCCAAGAGAGATACCGCATCGGTACCCGTCTCCACACCTAAAGACCAAACCGCCGCTAAAACCGAAG GTAAAGCTCCTGCGTCAACCAGCGTATCAGCTTCTCCATCCACAGATAACATCTCGCCTTCCTCCAATTCCGGTCCCAAAGACACGTCCATGCCAGCCATCAAGCCTCCACCACCCATCACGACCGTATCCACCGTTCCAGCCACCACGACCTCAGGAGCTCAACCTGTTCCTGCGGCCCCAACCGGCTCTAATGCGGTGAAGAAACAGCGCCCTCTGCTGCCCAAAGAGAGCACGCAGGCAGCTCAACGGCCTGCTGTGTGGAACCAGGCTGGTAGTAAATTCCAGACGTCTTCACAGAAATGGCACATGCAGAAGGTTCAGAGGCAACAGCAGCAGGGTGGGCAGGGTTCTCCGACGCCGGTGCCGAGCCAATCACAACCGCAGACAGGAGGGAACAACTCCAGCACTCACTACCAGACCAGGCAGTCTGTCAAGG CTGTTCAACAGAAAGACGCGCCCCCTGTTAACACTGCAGCTGGATCCTCCACCTCCAGTTTGGCTGTAGATTTCCTCACCCCTCCTGCCTCCGCAGATGTGGCCGCTGACATCGCCAAATACACCACGAAG ATGATGGACGTGATCAAGGGAACAATGACAGAGATTTACAACGATCTTTCCAAGAGCACAACGGGAAACACCATTGCAGAG CAGATTCGGCGGTTGAGGATTGAGATTGAGAAACTGCAGTGGCTACATCAGCAGGAACTGTCAGAGATGAAACATAATCTAG aGCTGACCATGGCTGAGATGAGACAGAGTTtggagcaggagagagagaggctggtTTCCGAGGTGAAGAAACAGATGGAGGTGGAGAAACAGCAGGCGGTGGATGAGACCAAGAAGAAGCAGTGGTGTGCCAACTGCAAGAAAGAGGCCATTTTCTACTGCTGCTGGAACACAAGTTACTGTGATTACCCCTGCCAGCAGGCCCACTGGCCCGAACACATGAAATCCTGTACACAGTCAG CCACAGCTTCTCAGCAAGAGACCGAAGCAGGAGCTTCTTTGGACCCAATGGGAAAACCTGTAGGACACTCCCCTAAAACTCAACCAATGCCAGCAGGTGACCGAACATCGCCCACGAACCGAGGACCCTCCCCTTCAACAGACAACACTAAAGGCAGCTCCTCTGTTGCTGTCTCATAA
- the prkcbp1l gene encoding protein kinase C binding protein 1, like isoform X5 codes for MHPQSLAEEEIKTESEVDGMEVSMPPKAVPDLGPAEQTLAAQKRKAPSPPHSSNGHSPSDTSPSPSKKKKKPGMINSSKDQDGRNDFYCWLCHREGQVLCCELCPRVYHAKCLKLAAEPEGDWFCPECEKITVAECIETQSKAMTMLNLEQLSYLLKFALQKMKQPGTEPFQKPVSLEQHPDYAEYIFHPMDLCTLEKNFKKKMYGCTEAFLADVKWILHNCIIYNGGNHKLTATAKVIVKICEHEMNEIEVCPECYLSACQKRDNWFCEPCSQPHPLVWAKLKGFPFWPAKALRDKEGQVDARFFGQHDRAWVPINNCYLMSKEIPFSVKKTKSIFNSAMQEMEVYVENVRKKYGVFNYAPFRTPYTPSNQFQMLQDPSNPKKGPVKPEKQDKVKFSFDMTASPKMHLGKSVVSGGGVGRRISVTDMPRSPMSTNSSVHTGSDLEQDERGGRVPSSHYSAGEDSMDYTASPASLKTSGSPKPSLPTPVKQERSSGTGGILNLNLDRVKAEMDLKELSETVQQQQQQGTSVLLTSPKKTTRSLDKTIESCKAQLGIDEISDDVYRRVEHSDSDESDKSDSSDSEYMSDDEQKPKNTNNSNSVHNASKKMPRLPSAQGQDQDAAPSAGGGTAAGDKKSSDLQTKEKISGGVEKDPPEKNKPPPQTPREEGRTARPHLDMDSDSERELVIDLGEEAGGREKRKAKRDTASVPVSTPKDQTAAKTEGKAPASTSVSASPSTDNISPSSNSGPKDTSMPAIKPPPPITTVSTVPATTTSGAQPVPAAPTGSNAVKKQRPLLPKESTQAAQRPAVWNQAGSKFQTSSQKWHMQKVQRQQQQGGQGSPTPVPSQSQPQTGGNNSSTHYQTRQSVKAVQQKDAPPVNTAAGSSTSSLAVDFLTPPASADVAADIAKYTTKMMDVIKGTMTEIYNDLSKSTTGNTIAEQIRRLRIEIEKLQWLHQQELSEMKHNLELTMAEMRQSLEQERERLVSEVKKQMEVEKQQAVDETKKKQWCANCKKEAIFYCCWNTSYCDYPCQQAHWPEHMKSCTQSATASQQETEAGASLDPMGKPVGHSPKTQPMPAGDRTSPTNRGPSPSTDNTKGSSSVAVS; via the exons ATGCATCCACAGAG TTTGGCTGAGGAGGAAATAAAGACCGAATCGGAAGTTGATGGCATGGAGGTGTCAATGCCACCAAAAG CGGTCCCTGATCTAGGACCAGCAGAGCAGACGTTGGCTGCTCAGAAGAGGAAAGCACCCAGTCCTCCACATTCCTCCAATGGACACTCTCCCTCCGACACTTCACCTAGTCCCtcaaaaaagaagaagaaaccAGGAATGATCAACAGCAGTAAAGACCAA GACGGGCGGAACGATTTCTACTGCTGGCTGTGTCACCGCGAGGGCCAGGTGCTCTGCTGTGAGCTCTGCCCGCGCGTCTACCACGCCAAGTGCCTCAAACTGGCCGCAGAGCCTGAGGGCGACTGGTTCTGTCCAGAATGTGAG AAAATAACAGTGGCTGAATGCATAGAGACTCAGAGTAAAGCTATGACCATGCTCAACCTGGAGCAACTGTCTTACCTGCTCAAGTTCGCTCTTCAGAAGATGAAACAGCCAGGG ACCGAGCCGTTTCAAAAGCCTGTGTCCCTGGAACAGCACCCAGATTATGCAGAGTATATATTTCACCCTATGGACCTCTGCACGTTAGAGAAG AACTTCAAAAAGAAGATGTACGGTTGCACGGAAGCGTTCTTGGCCGACGTGAAATGGATTCTACACAACTGTATCATTTATAATGGAG GGAACCACAAGCTAACCGCAACTGCTAAAGTTATTGTCAAGATCTGTGAACATGAG ATGAATGAAATTGAAGTTTGTCCAGAGTGCTACCTGTCTGCCTGTCAGAAGAGAGACAACTGGTTCTGTGAACCTTGT TCTCAGCCTCATCCTTTAGTGTGGGCCAAGTTAAAAGGTTTTCCCTTCTGGCCCGCTAAAGCCCTGAGGGATAAAGAAGGTCAGGTGGACGCACGGTTCTTCGGCCAACATGACAG AGCCTGGGTACCCATAAACAACTGTTACCTCATGTCTAAAGAGATCCCGTTCTCTGTCAAGAAGACCAAAAGTATCTTCAACAGCGCCATGCAGGAAATGGAGGTCTACGTGGAAAACGTGCGCAAGAAATACGGCGTGTTCAATTACGCCCCCTTCCGGACTCCTTACACACCCAGCAACCAGTTCCAGATGTTGCAGGACCCTAGTAACCCCAAAAAAGGCCCGGTTAAACCTGAGAAACAAGACAAAGTCAAGTTTAGCTTTGATATGACCGCCTCTCCCAAGATGCACCTGGGTAAGTCAGTGGTGTCAGGAGGAGGGGTGGGGCGGCGGATCTCTGTGACGGACATGCCTAGATCTCCAATGAGCACCAACTCTTCAGTCCACACGGGGTCAGACCTGGAGCAGGACGAACGAGGGGGGAGAGTTCCGTCGAGTCACTATAGCGCCGGTGAAGACTCAATGGATTACACAG CTTCCCCTGCGTCTCTGAAAACAAGCGGCAGCCCCAAGCCTTCACTACCCACACCGGTTAAACAGGAACGGAGTTCGGGGACTGGGGGTATCCTCAACCTCAACCTGG ATCGTGTAAAGGCTGAAATGGACCTGAAGGAGCTCAGTGAGACtgtacaacaacaacagcagcaagGAACCTCAGTGCTCCTCACATCTCCCAAAAAAACAACCAGGAGTTTGGATAAAACCATAGAGAGCTGCAAAGCTCAACTTG GAATCGATGAGATCTCAGATGACGTGTACCGCCGTGTGGAGCACAGCGACTCGGACGAGTCCGACAAATCTGACTCCAGCGACAGTGAATACATGTCCGATGATGAACAGAAGCCTAAGAACACTAACAACAGCAATAGTGTCCACAATGCCTCCAAAAAGATGCCGAGACTTCCATCCGCTCAGGGACAAGACCAAGACGCTGCCCCTTCAGCCGGTGGAGGAACGGCAGCCGGGGACAAGAAATCCTCAGATCTCCAAACCAAAGAGAAGATAAGTGGTGGCGTGGAGAAAGATCCTCCTGAGAAGAACAAGCCCCCCCCGCAGACGCCAAGGGAAGAGGGAAGAACTGCTCGACCGCACCTGGATATGGACTCGGACTCCGAACGGGAACTGGTGATAGACCTCGGTGAGGAAGCAGGAGGAAGAGAAAAGAGGAAAGCCAAGAGAGATACCGCATCGGTACCCGTCTCCACACCTAAAGACCAAACCGCCGCTAAAACCGAAG GTAAAGCTCCTGCGTCAACCAGCGTATCAGCTTCTCCATCCACAGATAACATCTCGCCTTCCTCCAATTCCGGTCCCAAAGACACGTCCATGCCAGCCATCAAGCCTCCACCACCCATCACGACCGTATCCACCGTTCCAGCCACCACGACCTCAGGAGCTCAACCTGTTCCTGCGGCCCCAACCGGCTCTAATGCGGTGAAGAAACAGCGCCCTCTGCTGCCCAAAGAGAGCACGCAGGCAGCTCAACGGCCTGCTGTGTGGAACCAGGCTGGTAGTAAATTCCAGACGTCTTCACAGAAATGGCACATGCAGAAGGTTCAGAGGCAACAGCAGCAGGGTGGGCAGGGTTCTCCGACGCCGGTGCCGAGCCAATCACAACCGCAGACAGGAGGGAACAACTCCAGCACTCACTACCAGACCAGGCAGTCTGTCAAGG CTGTTCAACAGAAAGACGCGCCCCCTGTTAACACTGCAGCTGGATCCTCCACCTCCAGTTTGGCTGTAGATTTCCTCACCCCTCCTGCCTCCGCAGATGTGGCCGCTGACATCGCCAAATACACCACGAAG ATGATGGACGTGATCAAGGGAACAATGACAGAGATTTACAACGATCTTTCCAAGAGCACAACGGGAAACACCATTGCAGAG CAGATTCGGCGGTTGAGGATTGAGATTGAGAAACTGCAGTGGCTACATCAGCAGGAACTGTCAGAGATGAAACATAATCTAG aGCTGACCATGGCTGAGATGAGACAGAGTTtggagcaggagagagagaggctggtTTCCGAGGTGAAGAAACAGATGGAGGTGGAGAAACAGCAGGCGGTGGATGAGACCAAGAAGAAGCAGTGGTGTGCCAACTGCAAGAAAGAGGCCATTTTCTACTGCTGCTGGAACACAAGTTACTGTGATTACCCCTGCCAGCAGGCCCACTGGCCCGAACACATGAAATCCTGTACACAGTCAG CCACAGCTTCTCAGCAAGAGACCGAAGCAGGAGCTTCTTTGGACCCAATGGGAAAACCTGTAGGACACTCCCCTAAAACTCAACCAATGCCAGCAGGTGACCGAACATCGCCCACGAACCGAGGACCCTCCCCTTCAACAGACAACACTAAAGGCAGCTCCTCTGTTGCTGTCTCATAA
- the prkcbp1l gene encoding protein kinase C binding protein 1, like isoform X1, with translation MHPQSLAEEEIKTESEVDGMEVSMPPKAVPDLGPAEQTLAAQKRKAPSPPHSSNGHSPSDTSPSPSKKKKKPGMINSSKDQCELRHGPFYYVKQPALTTDPVDVVPQDGRNDFYCWLCHREGQVLCCELCPRVYHAKCLKLAAEPEGDWFCPECEKITVAECIETQSKAMTMLNLEQLSYLLKFALQKMKQPGTEPFQKPVSLEQHPDYAEYIFHPMDLCTLEKNFKKKMYGCTEAFLADVKWILHNCIIYNGGNHKLTATAKVIVKICEHEMNEIEVCPECYLSACQKRDNWFCEPCSQPHPLVWAKLKGFPFWPAKALRDKEGQVDARFFGQHDRAWVPINNCYLMSKEIPFSVKKTKSIFNSAMQEMEVYVENVRKKYGVFNYAPFRTPYTPSNQFQMLQDPSNPKKGPVKPEKQDKVKFSFDMTASPKMHLGKSVVSGGGVGRRISVTDMPRSPMSTNSSVHTGSDLEQDERGGRVPSSHYSAGEDSMDYTASPASLKTSGSPKPSLPTPVKQERSSGTGGILNLNLDRVKAEMDLKELSETVQQQQQQGTSVLLTSPKKTTRSLDKTIESCKAQLGIDEISDDVYRRVEHSDSDESDKSDSSDSEYMSDDEQKPKNTNNSNSVHNASKKMPRLPSAQGQDQDAAPSAGGGTAAGDKKSSDLQTKEKISGGVEKDPPEKNKPPPQTPREEGRTARPHLDMDSDSERELVIDLGEEAGGREKRKAKRDTASVPVSTPKDQTAAKTEGKAPASTSVSASPSTDNISPSSNSGPKDTSMPAIKPPPPITTVSTVPATTTSGAQPVPAAPTGSNAVKKQRPLLPKESTQAAQRPAVWNQAGSKFQTSSQKWHMQKVQRQQQQGGQGSPTPVPSQSQPQTGGNNSSTHYQTRQSVKAVQQKDAPPVNTAAGSSTSSLAVDFLTPPASADVAADIAKYTTKMMDVIKGTMTEIYNDLSKSTTGNTIAEQIRRLRIEIEKLQWLHQQELSEMKHNLELTMAEMRQSLEQERERLVSEVKKQMEVEKQQAVDETKKKQWCANCKKEAIFYCCWNTSYCDYPCQQAHWPEHMKSCTQSATASQQETEAGASLDPMGKPVGHSPKTQPMPAGDRTSPTNRGPSPSTDNTKGSSSVAVS, from the exons ATGCATCCACAGAG TTTGGCTGAGGAGGAAATAAAGACCGAATCGGAAGTTGATGGCATGGAGGTGTCAATGCCACCAAAAG CGGTCCCTGATCTAGGACCAGCAGAGCAGACGTTGGCTGCTCAGAAGAGGAAAGCACCCAGTCCTCCACATTCCTCCAATGGACACTCTCCCTCCGACACTTCACCTAGTCCCtcaaaaaagaagaagaaaccAGGAATGATCAACAGCAGTAAAGACCAA TGTGAGCTTAGACATGGTCCCTTTTACTATGTCAAGCAGCCCGCACTCACCACAGACCCTGTTGATGTTGTACCGCAGGACGGGCGGAACGATTTCTACTGCTGGCTGTGTCACCGCGAGGGCCAGGTGCTCTGCTGTGAGCTCTGCCCGCGCGTCTACCACGCCAAGTGCCTCAAACTGGCCGCAGAGCCTGAGGGCGACTGGTTCTGTCCAGAATGTGAG AAAATAACAGTGGCTGAATGCATAGAGACTCAGAGTAAAGCTATGACCATGCTCAACCTGGAGCAACTGTCTTACCTGCTCAAGTTCGCTCTTCAGAAGATGAAACAGCCAGGG ACCGAGCCGTTTCAAAAGCCTGTGTCCCTGGAACAGCACCCAGATTATGCAGAGTATATATTTCACCCTATGGACCTCTGCACGTTAGAGAAG AACTTCAAAAAGAAGATGTACGGTTGCACGGAAGCGTTCTTGGCCGACGTGAAATGGATTCTACACAACTGTATCATTTATAATGGAG GGAACCACAAGCTAACCGCAACTGCTAAAGTTATTGTCAAGATCTGTGAACATGAG ATGAATGAAATTGAAGTTTGTCCAGAGTGCTACCTGTCTGCCTGTCAGAAGAGAGACAACTGGTTCTGTGAACCTTGT TCTCAGCCTCATCCTTTAGTGTGGGCCAAGTTAAAAGGTTTTCCCTTCTGGCCCGCTAAAGCCCTGAGGGATAAAGAAGGTCAGGTGGACGCACGGTTCTTCGGCCAACATGACAG AGCCTGGGTACCCATAAACAACTGTTACCTCATGTCTAAAGAGATCCCGTTCTCTGTCAAGAAGACCAAAAGTATCTTCAACAGCGCCATGCAGGAAATGGAGGTCTACGTGGAAAACGTGCGCAAGAAATACGGCGTGTTCAATTACGCCCCCTTCCGGACTCCTTACACACCCAGCAACCAGTTCCAGATGTTGCAGGACCCTAGTAACCCCAAAAAAGGCCCGGTTAAACCTGAGAAACAAGACAAAGTCAAGTTTAGCTTTGATATGACCGCCTCTCCCAAGATGCACCTGGGTAAGTCAGTGGTGTCAGGAGGAGGGGTGGGGCGGCGGATCTCTGTGACGGACATGCCTAGATCTCCAATGAGCACCAACTCTTCAGTCCACACGGGGTCAGACCTGGAGCAGGACGAACGAGGGGGGAGAGTTCCGTCGAGTCACTATAGCGCCGGTGAAGACTCAATGGATTACACAG CTTCCCCTGCGTCTCTGAAAACAAGCGGCAGCCCCAAGCCTTCACTACCCACACCGGTTAAACAGGAACGGAGTTCGGGGACTGGGGGTATCCTCAACCTCAACCTGG ATCGTGTAAAGGCTGAAATGGACCTGAAGGAGCTCAGTGAGACtgtacaacaacaacagcagcaagGAACCTCAGTGCTCCTCACATCTCCCAAAAAAACAACCAGGAGTTTGGATAAAACCATAGAGAGCTGCAAAGCTCAACTTG GAATCGATGAGATCTCAGATGACGTGTACCGCCGTGTGGAGCACAGCGACTCGGACGAGTCCGACAAATCTGACTCCAGCGACAGTGAATACATGTCCGATGATGAACAGAAGCCTAAGAACACTAACAACAGCAATAGTGTCCACAATGCCTCCAAAAAGATGCCGAGACTTCCATCCGCTCAGGGACAAGACCAAGACGCTGCCCCTTCAGCCGGTGGAGGAACGGCAGCCGGGGACAAGAAATCCTCAGATCTCCAAACCAAAGAGAAGATAAGTGGTGGCGTGGAGAAAGATCCTCCTGAGAAGAACAAGCCCCCCCCGCAGACGCCAAGGGAAGAGGGAAGAACTGCTCGACCGCACCTGGATATGGACTCGGACTCCGAACGGGAACTGGTGATAGACCTCGGTGAGGAAGCAGGAGGAAGAGAAAAGAGGAAAGCCAAGAGAGATACCGCATCGGTACCCGTCTCCACACCTAAAGACCAAACCGCCGCTAAAACCGAAG GTAAAGCTCCTGCGTCAACCAGCGTATCAGCTTCTCCATCCACAGATAACATCTCGCCTTCCTCCAATTCCGGTCCCAAAGACACGTCCATGCCAGCCATCAAGCCTCCACCACCCATCACGACCGTATCCACCGTTCCAGCCACCACGACCTCAGGAGCTCAACCTGTTCCTGCGGCCCCAACCGGCTCTAATGCGGTGAAGAAACAGCGCCCTCTGCTGCCCAAAGAGAGCACGCAGGCAGCTCAACGGCCTGCTGTGTGGAACCAGGCTGGTAGTAAATTCCAGACGTCTTCACAGAAATGGCACATGCAGAAGGTTCAGAGGCAACAGCAGCAGGGTGGGCAGGGTTCTCCGACGCCGGTGCCGAGCCAATCACAACCGCAGACAGGAGGGAACAACTCCAGCACTCACTACCAGACCAGGCAGTCTGTCAAGG CTGTTCAACAGAAAGACGCGCCCCCTGTTAACACTGCAGCTGGATCCTCCACCTCCAGTTTGGCTGTAGATTTCCTCACCCCTCCTGCCTCCGCAGATGTGGCCGCTGACATCGCCAAATACACCACGAAG ATGATGGACGTGATCAAGGGAACAATGACAGAGATTTACAACGATCTTTCCAAGAGCACAACGGGAAACACCATTGCAGAG CAGATTCGGCGGTTGAGGATTGAGATTGAGAAACTGCAGTGGCTACATCAGCAGGAACTGTCAGAGATGAAACATAATCTAG aGCTGACCATGGCTGAGATGAGACAGAGTTtggagcaggagagagagaggctggtTTCCGAGGTGAAGAAACAGATGGAGGTGGAGAAACAGCAGGCGGTGGATGAGACCAAGAAGAAGCAGTGGTGTGCCAACTGCAAGAAAGAGGCCATTTTCTACTGCTGCTGGAACACAAGTTACTGTGATTACCCCTGCCAGCAGGCCCACTGGCCCGAACACATGAAATCCTGTACACAGTCAG CCACAGCTTCTCAGCAAGAGACCGAAGCAGGAGCTTCTTTGGACCCAATGGGAAAACCTGTAGGACACTCCCCTAAAACTCAACCAATGCCAGCAGGTGACCGAACATCGCCCACGAACCGAGGACCCTCCCCTTCAACAGACAACACTAAAGGCAGCTCCTCTGTTGCTGTCTCATAA